A region from the Corallococcus caeni genome encodes:
- a CDS encoding DUF642 domain-containing protein, which yields MNRKHVLRCSAVAGFGFFALAGCGGPDAVINDPELGNVEQGINVATNGSFETNAIASNYVVLSAGSTALPGWTITSGIKVMRSPYKAAQNGLQSIDLNGLGAGSLYQDVPTVVGAGYTVTFYLSNSPNCATVSRSATINYGPSSASFSNASASWSLRTYVFNATSTTSRIQLTSTSGGVGCGLAIDNLQVNGP from the coding sequence ATGAATCGCAAGCATGTGCTGCGTTGCAGCGCGGTGGCGGGCTTTGGCTTCTTCGCGCTGGCGGGCTGTGGGGGCCCGGACGCGGTGATCAACGACCCGGAGCTGGGCAACGTCGAGCAGGGCATCAACGTCGCCACCAACGGCAGCTTCGAAACCAACGCCATTGCCTCCAACTACGTGGTCCTCAGCGCGGGCAGCACCGCGCTGCCGGGCTGGACCATCACCTCCGGCATCAAGGTGATGCGGAGCCCGTACAAGGCGGCGCAGAACGGGTTGCAGTCCATTGACCTCAACGGCCTGGGCGCGGGCTCCTTGTACCAGGACGTCCCCACCGTCGTCGGCGCCGGCTACACGGTGACGTTCTACCTGTCCAACAGCCCCAACTGCGCCACGGTGTCCCGGTCGGCCACCATCAACTATGGCCCGTCCAGCGCCAGCTTCTCCAACGCGTCCGCGTCGTGGAGCCTGCGCACCTACGTGTTCAACGCCACCAGCACCACGTCGCGCATCCAGCTCACCAGCACCTCCGGCGGCGTCGGCTGCGGTCTGGCCATCGACAACCTCCAGGTGAACGGGCCGTGA